A stretch of DNA from Micromonospora sp. NBC_01813:
ACCGCCTCGATCGTCTCGACGGTCAGGTTGCCGGTGTCCAGGTCGACGTCGGCGAAGACCGGTTCGGCACCGGCGTGGCGGACCGCGTTCGCGGTGGCGATGAACGACAGCGACGGTACGACGACCTCGTCACCGGGGCCGACGCCGTGCAGCACCAGCGCCAGGTGCAGGGCGGTGGTGCAGGAGCTGACCGCCACCCCGTGGTCGGCGCCGACGGCCGCGGCGAACTCGCGCTCGAACTGGGCCACCCGGGGGCCCTGGGCCACCCAGCCGGAACGGATCGCCGCCGCGGCGGCCTGCTCCTCCTCCTCGCCGAGCATCGGCAGCATGACCTGGATACGGCGGGTGGTCTCGCTCATGCCTGCTGGCTCCAGTTCTTGGTCTGCATCCGGGCCAGGGCGCCGGGCTGCTCCCGCAGCAGCCGCTGGAAGTACTCGAGGGTGTGGCCGATGCCCTCGGCCAGCGACACCCGGGGCGCGAAGTCGATCGTCTTGCGCAGCTTGGAGGTGTCCACCCACAGCCGGGGCACGTCGGCCGGCCGGGGAGCTTCGAAGACCGGCCGCAGGTCGGTGCGGCCGACGGCGGCCAGCACCGTCTCGGCCAGCAGCCCGATGGTCAGCTCCTCGCCGTAGCCGAGGTTGACCACCTCGCCGACCAGGTCGGGCGACTGCGCGACCCGGGCCAGGGTCTCGACGCAGTCCTTGACGTAGAGGAAGTCGCGGGTGACGTCGCCGTCGCCGAAGACCACCGGCGGCTGCCCGGCCAGGGCGCGCAGGATGAACCGGGGAATGACCTCACCGGAGTCGCCCTCGAAGTGCGAGCGCGGTCCGTAGTTGTTGAACGGGCGTACGCAGACCACCGGCAGCCCCCAGCACTCCAGGTACGAGCGGGCGTAGTGCTCACCGGCGAGTTTGCTGCTGCCGTAGACGGTCAGCGGCCACGGGGTGGTCTCCTCGGTGATCGGGAACTCCAGCGCCCGGCCGTAGATCTCCGAGGTCGACACGTACAGCAGCCGGGACACCTGGGCGGCCCGCGCCGCCTCCAGCACGTTGAGCGTGCCGAGCGCGTTGACCTGGTGGTTCTCCACCGGGCTGTGCAGCGAGTGGCGCACCCCGAGGCAGGCCAGGTGGAAGACGACGTCGACGCCGGTCATCGCGTCCGCGCAGGTCCGCGCGTCGCAGATGTCGCCCTCGATCACCCGCATCGACTCCGCGCCGGGGAAGTCGAGGTTTTCCCGGGTGCCGTTGCGGAAGTTGTCCAGGACCACGACCTGTGCCCCGAGCGAGACGAGGTGCTCGGCCAGGTGCGAGCCGATGAAACCGGCACCGCCGGTCACCAGCACGGTGGCCGTGCTCAGGTCGACGGCCGGGGCGGTGCCGGGAGTGGCTGCGACGGTCATGCGGGGGGCTCCTCGTCCAGCGGGATCATCGTGCCGCCGGCGGCGAGGCTGCGGGTGGCGGCTTCCAGGATGGCCAGCACCCGTAGTCCGGAGCGGCCGTCGGTCAGGGCCGGGGTGCCGGTACGGATGGCCCGGGCGTACTCCTCGACCATGGTGCGCAGGGCTTCCCGCTCGGTCAGCGCCGGGGCGACCATGTCGCCGGAGCGGTACGACACCAGCATGTCGCGACGCGCCTCGGTGCCGAGCTCGTCGGAGGAGGCCACGTCGACGCCCCGGTCGAACAGGGCGAGCCGCTGGCTCGGGTTGAGGTCGTCCCAGACCAGGGTCCGCTTCGACCCGCCGATGATCGTGGTGCGGATCTTGACCGGGGAGAGCCAGTTGACGTGCACGTGGGCGATCGCGCCGGTGCTCAGCCGCAGCGTGAGGTAGGCCACGCAGGCCCGGCCGGCGCCGATACCGTCGGCACCGTGCGCGGCCACCGCCACCGGTCGTACGCCTGGCGGCAGCACGAAGTCGAGGATGGCCAGGTCGTGCGGGGCCAGGTCCCAGATGACGTCGATGTCGCGCTGCACCAGACCCAGGTTGATCCGCACCGAGTCCAGGTAGTGCAGCTCGCCGAGCTCGCCGGAGTGCAGCATTTCCCGGATCCGCAGCACCGCAGGGGTGTAGCAGTAGGTGTGGTCGCACATCAGCGTCAGGCCACGCTGCTGCGCCTCGGCGACCAGGCGCGCCCCGTCGGCGTGGTTGGCGGCCAGCGGCTTCTCGACCAGTACGTGCTTGCCGGCGCGCAGCGCGGCGAGGGCGACGTCGAGGTGGGTGCCGGCCGGGGTGGCGATAGCCACGGCCCGTACCGCGTCGTCGGCGAGGACCTGCGCCAGGTCGTCGGTGGCGCCGACGGTGGAGTAGCCGCCGAGTACCGTGCGGGCGCGGTCGAGGTCGAGGTCACAGAGCCAGCGCAGCCGGTACGCCGGGCTGGACATGAAGTTGCGGACCAGATTGGGGCCCCAGTAGCCGGCGCCGATGACGGCTACGCCGATGGGCTCGTCCGGCGTGGCAGGCGGATGAGTCACGGGAATCCATTTCGTCGGGGGGCGTGCTGACCCGGTGGTCGCCGGGCAGACCCGGGGCCACCGATATCGCGGGCACAGCGGATCGGCGGGCCCGGCGGAGAGGGTCCGTTCGGAAGCTACCGAGCGTTGCCGCGTCGACGCTAGCGCTGTGACGTAAACCCGGCACAACCGCGAGGTCACGAGGTACCTTCGTCGCCTTGCGGCCTCCTGTCGGCCAATGCCCGACCGGAGAGTCGGCTCGTCCGGGCCGGAGGGTCGGGTTCCCGACATCGGCTGCGCCGCCGACCCCCTACCGTGTGCGGGCACCGCCGGCCGCCGTGCCAAACTGCCGGTGACCAGGGTCCGGGCCGGTGAGCAGGGCCGGTGACCAGGGAGGGTAATCCGTTGACCGCAACGTCACCACATCCGGGCGTCACCGTCGCCGGCTCCGCCGACGTCTCCGACGCGGCCACCATCGGTGCCGGCACCCGGGTGTGGCACCTGGCCCAGATCCGCGAGGACGCGGCGGTCGGGCGCGACTGCGTCATCGGCCGCGGCGCGTACGTCGGGCCGGGGGTGCGGCTCGGCGACAACGTCAAACTGCAGAACCACGCCCTGGTCTACGAGCCGGCGCAGCTCGACGACGGGGTGTTCATCGGTCCTGCGGCGGTGCTCACCAATGACGAGTATCCGCGGGCGGTCACCCCGGACGGGCGGCTCAAGACCGGCGACGACTGGACAGCGGTGGGCGTCACCATCGGCACCGGCGCGGCGATCGGTGCCCGGGCGGTCTGCATCGCCCCGGTGCGGATCGGCCGCTGGGCCACGGTCGCCGCCGGGGCCGTGGTCACCCGGGACGTGCCGGACTTCGCGCTGGTCGTCGGGGTGCCGGCGCGGCGGGTCGGCTGGGTCGGGCGGGCCGGCGTACCGCTGGTCGCGGCGCCGGACACCGACGCGGCCGGCGGCTACCGCTGCCCGCGGACCGGGCAGCGCTACGTCGAACGCGACGGGTCGCTGACCGAGCAGTGACCAGGCCGGCTGGCCCCGCCCAGCCCCGGCGGGTCAGGTCCCGGCGGGTCAGGTCCGGGTCGGCGGGCGCTCAGCCGTCGAACTCCTCCCACGGCAGGTCGAGTTGCCGTAATCGCCCCAACCCGGACCGGTGGCGGGCCCCGGCGAACACGTGATGGTCGCCGTCGGCGTCGGCGGCACCGACCGCGACCACCAGACCGGGCCCGGCGTGGACGCTGACCGGTCCGCCGATCCAACCGGCCGGGGTGAGCGGTACCGGCAGCAGCGCCGAGGTCAGCCGGCGTAGCGCGGCCGGCCCGAGCCAGCCGGATCCGCCGGCCGGCGCGCCGACCGCCGCCTCGGAGAGCACGAACTGCAGCAGTACGCCGCTCAACGGCTCGCCCTCGGCTGTCTCCGTGCGCCCGTCGTGGCACCGCACCGGTGGGTCGACGGCTTCCGGCCCGTACCGCAGGATGAACGCGCCCTGGTTCTCGTCGGCGAAGGGCACCCAGCCGTCGGCGTCCGGGATCAGCTGGCCGACCGGCCGGATCGAGTTCTGCACGCCGTGCACGACCGGCCGTCCGGCGGCGGCCCGGAAGAACTCGCGCAGCGGCGGCGGCACTGTGCCGTCACCGAGGTTGGCGTCGCCTGGTTCACCGGCGCGGCGCGGCACGTCGGCGTACCAGGTGGCGACGAAGTCGCACAGCGCGGCGACCCGGTCGGTCTGCGCCAGTTCGATCCAGCGCATCGCGGTCAGGGGCGGGCGTGGGTGCGGCGCTCCCGGTCGTTGGCACCCGCCGCGACCTTCTCGGCGGTCTGCTCGACCGACACCGCCTCGGTCGGTACCGCGTCGACCGGCAACGCGTCCTCGGATGGCGCCACGTCCTCGTCGGCGGCCGGCTCCGGGGTGGTTCGCGGTTGCGTGTCGGCCACCGGGTCGGCCAGGACGGTGGCCGGTGCCGGCGCGGAGTCACGCATCCCGGCGAGGCGCTGCTGTTCGGCCCCCAGCTCGGCGCGGACCGCGTTCAGGATGCGCTGTGACTCGTCGGACTCCTGTCGGGTGAGCACCATCTGGTGGCGCAGGTCGGCCAGCGCCTGCTGGGCCTCGGCGACCTCCTGCAGTACCTCGGTGAGCTGCTGGCCGGCGGCGACCACCTCACGTTGGGCGGAGGCGACCTGCTGCTGGCTGCTGGCCAGCTGGCGTTGGGCGATCGCCGCGTGCTCCTCGGAGAGCCGGCGGACGCTCGCGGCGTGCTCGTCGGCGGTGCCCCGGGTGCTCAACGAGTACTCCTCGGCCTGCTGGCGGATGGTGACCGACTGTTCCTCGGCCCGGGCCCGCACGTGCGTGGCGTACTCCTCGGCCTCACCACGCTGGTTGGCGATGATTTCCTGGGTGCTGCTGCGCCACTGTTCGACCTCCTGCTCGGCCACGGCGCGGAGCTCGGCGATGTCCTGCTCCATCGTGGCGCGCCGCTGGTCGACCTCCCGCTGCACCTCGTCACGCAGCGCGGCCGTCTCCCGCTCGACCTGGTCGCGGCGGGCGGTGACTTCCTGGTCCAGCTCGGATCGGGTCTGGGCGACGAACGCGTCGGTCTCGGCGTGGGTGCGGGTGACGTACTCGGTGGCCTGCTCCACCGCCTGGGCGGCTTCCCGCCGGGCCTCGTCGGCGGCTGCCTCACCTTCCGCGCGGATGCGTTCGGCGTCGGATCGTGCCGCGGTGACGGCGGCCTCGGCCGCTTCGCGCAGGTTCGTGGCCTCCTCCTGCGCGGTGGTGACCAGCCGGCTGGTCTCCATCCGGGTCTGGGTGACCAGACGCTCCGCGGTGGCGTTGGCGTCGGCCACGGTCCGCGTCGCGGTCTCCTGCGCCGTGTCGACGGTGACGCTGGCCTGCTCCTGCGCGGTGGTCACGGTGTCGCGGGCCTCCCGCTGGGCGGCCTTGACGGTGTGGTCGGCTTCGCGCTGCGCCGCGTGGATCAGGTCGTCGGCCTGTTGCTGGGCGGCGGCGAGTAGTTGGTCGGCCTCCTCCCGGGCGGCGACCAACGCCGCTTCGGCGGCGACCCGCAGGTTCTCCGCGTCGTCGCGGGCGGTGGCCACCATCGCCTCCGCTTCGGCGCGGCGGGCGGCGTTCGCCTTGTCCTCCTCGGCGCGGCGGGCGGCCAGGGCCAGTTCGAAGTCGCGGATCGCGGTGTCGGCCTGCTGCCGGGCGTCGGCCAGCACCTGCTCGGCCTCTGCCCGGCGGGTGTTGATCTCCTCGGCGGCGTGGAACCGGATCTCGGTGGCCTGATCTTCGGCGAGGGCGAGAATGTGTTCGACCCGGGGTCCCAGATGCCGGAACGACACCTGACCGATGAAGCTGGTCTCCCGGCGGGCCTCGGTCAGATCCGCCTGCAGCTGCTCGATCTGGGCGGCCATGGTGTGCAGCTGAACGTACGCCTGCTCGCGCTCCTCGTTCAGGGTGGCCAGTTCGGTCTCGGTGCGGGTGATGTACCGGTTGACCTGTCGTCGGTCGTACCCCCGCATGGCCAACTCGAAGTTGGGCCCGGACGTGGAGTCCCCGTCGAGCGTGAAGAGTTCTTCGCCTTGCGCCATGGCTCCATCCTCACACGCAACGCCCCGATCCGCGGCGATACCCACGCTCCTGACAGGACGCGCGTCACTTCGGAGGAATTGCCAGGTGTGAACGATTCGTAACGCGGGTATGCGGAAACGACGGATCGGATGCGGTCGGTAGCTGTCGGTGTGTCGTCAGTGCCGCTCGCGGACGACTGTCGGCCCTCACGTACGACTGTCGCACAGATCGAAGGGCCGCGCCGGGACACCGGCGCGGCCCTTCGATGGAACGTGTCGCTAGCCGCAGTGGCTCAGCTCGACGCTTTGGCGTTCGCCCGATCGGAGCCCTCGCCGGACTCCGCCTTCTTGGTGTCCGCCGGCGGCATGCCGGGGACGATCCCGGCCAGGCCGGACAGCATCTGACCCAACTGCGAGGTGACGGCGTCCTTCTGTCGGGTCAGGTCCTCCACCTCGCGGCGGGCGGCCTGCGTGGTCAGCTCGGCCTCGGTCCGGGCCTCGGTGAGCTGCCGGTTCGCCTCGGCCCGCGCCTCGTTGAGGGTCTTGTCGGCCAGGGCCTTGGCCTTCTCGACGGTCTCCTGCGCGCTGCGCTCGGACTCGATCCGGCGGGCCTCGGCGCGCTGCTCGATCTCCTTGGAGCGCTCCTCGGCGGCCCGGGCGCGCCCTTCGGCCTCGGCGACGAGCCGCTGGGTCTGCGCCACCTGGGCGGCGTGCCGCTCGGACTCCTCGCGTTCGGCCTTCTCCCGACGCTCGGCCAACTGCAGCTCCAGCGCCTGCAGGTCCTTGTCGCGCTTGTCCCGCGCGTCGGTCAGCAGCTTGGTCGCCTCGGCGCGCTTCTCCTCGGCCTCGCGGGCGGCCTTGGCCCGCAGCTGGGTGATCTCCCGTTCGGCGGTGGCCCGCAGCGTCGCCACCTCACGCTCCACGGTCGACTTCAGCTCGGCGACCTCGTGCGCGGTCACCGCACGCAGCTGCTTGGTCTCCCGTTCCGCGTCGGCCCGCAGCGTGTCCGCCTCGCGCCGGGCCTGCACCCGAACCTCGGCCGCCTCCCGTTCGGCCGCGGTACGCACGCTGCCTGCTTCGCGCTCGGC
This window harbors:
- a CDS encoding SDR family NAD(P)-dependent oxidoreductase; protein product: MTVAATPGTAPAVDLSTATVLVTGGAGFIGSHLAEHLVSLGAQVVVLDNFRNGTRENLDFPGAESMRVIEGDICDARTCADAMTGVDVVFHLACLGVRHSLHSPVENHQVNALGTLNVLEAARAAQVSRLLYVSTSEIYGRALEFPITEETTPWPLTVYGSSKLAGEHYARSYLECWGLPVVCVRPFNNYGPRSHFEGDSGEVIPRFILRALAGQPPVVFGDGDVTRDFLYVKDCVETLARVAQSPDLVGEVVNLGYGEELTIGLLAETVLAAVGRTDLRPVFEAPRPADVPRLWVDTSKLRKTIDFAPRVSLAEGIGHTLEYFQRLLREQPGALARMQTKNWSQQA
- a CDS encoding Gfo/Idh/MocA family protein; this encodes MTHPPATPDEPIGVAVIGAGYWGPNLVRNFMSSPAYRLRWLCDLDLDRARTVLGGYSTVGATDDLAQVLADDAVRAVAIATPAGTHLDVALAALRAGKHVLVEKPLAANHADGARLVAEAQQRGLTLMCDHTYCYTPAVLRIREMLHSGELGELHYLDSVRINLGLVQRDIDVIWDLAPHDLAILDFVLPPGVRPVAVAAHGADGIGAGRACVAYLTLRLSTGAIAHVHVNWLSPVKIRTTIIGGSKRTLVWDDLNPSQRLALFDRGVDVASSDELGTEARRDMLVSYRSGDMVAPALTEREALRTMVEEYARAIRTGTPALTDGRSGLRVLAILEAATRSLAAGGTMIPLDEEPPA
- a CDS encoding acyltransferase codes for the protein MTREGNPLTATSPHPGVTVAGSADVSDAATIGAGTRVWHLAQIREDAAVGRDCVIGRGAYVGPGVRLGDNVKLQNHALVYEPAQLDDGVFIGPAAVLTNDEYPRAVTPDGRLKTGDDWTAVGVTIGTGAAIGARAVCIAPVRIGRWATVAAGAVVTRDVPDFALVVGVPARRVGWVGRAGVPLVAAPDTDAAGGYRCPRTGQRYVERDGSLTEQ
- a CDS encoding DivIVA domain-containing protein translates to MPQQPSSLAFFDNASAPHDFTVVLRGYDRNQVDDHLQRLVAALTQSEQVRAEAEQRMNDAQRRLRQAEQRLNSLEQKLTDTNKQLEENNRPTLSGLGTRVEQILRLAEEQANDHRGEAKRESEGILSAARLEAREITDKARAEAAAMKAGAEREAGSVRTAAEREAAEVRVQARREADTLRADAERETKQLRAVTAHEVAELKSTVEREVATLRATAEREITQLRAKAAREAEEKRAEATKLLTDARDKRDKDLQALELQLAERREKAEREESERHAAQVAQTQRLVAEAEGRARAAEERSKEIEQRAEARRIESERSAQETVEKAKALADKTLNEARAEANRQLTEARTEAELTTQAARREVEDLTRQKDAVTSQLGQMLSGLAGIVPGMPPADTKKAESGEGSDRANAKASS